One window of Novosphingobium sp. P6W genomic DNA carries:
- a CDS encoding cysteine synthase A yields the protein MTSSKTVAPQAQPSTLDLIGNTPLVLLKGPSEAAGCEIWGKCEFANPGASVKDRAALWIVRDAEARGTLQPGGTIVEGTAGNTGIGLALVANALGYKTVIVMPETQSREKMDTLRALGAELVLVPAAPFSNPGHFVHTSRRLAEDTEGAIWANQFDNIANRKAHIESTAPEIWAQMEGRVDGFTCAAGTGGTLAGVGMGLKAFDDNVTIALSDPYGAALYNYYAHGELKAEGSSVAEGIGQGRITANLEGAPVDTQFRISDEEGLEWVRRLLSEEGLCLGLSSGINVAGAVALGRKLVAEGKPSARVATILCDTGFRYLSSLYNAEWLEAKGLPVFPWLAK from the coding sequence ATGACCTCATCCAAGACTGTCGCGCCGCAGGCGCAGCCTTCCACGCTCGACCTCATCGGCAATACCCCGCTCGTCCTCCTCAAGGGGCCGAGCGAGGCTGCCGGCTGTGAAATCTGGGGCAAGTGCGAATTCGCCAACCCCGGCGCCTCGGTGAAGGATCGCGCAGCACTGTGGATCGTGCGCGATGCCGAAGCACGCGGTACGCTGCAGCCGGGCGGCACCATCGTCGAAGGTACGGCCGGCAACACCGGCATCGGCCTCGCGCTGGTCGCCAATGCGCTGGGCTATAAGACCGTGATCGTCATGCCCGAGACGCAGTCGCGCGAGAAGATGGACACCCTGCGGGCACTGGGCGCCGAGCTGGTTCTGGTCCCCGCCGCGCCGTTCTCCAACCCCGGCCATTTCGTCCACACCTCGCGCCGTCTGGCCGAGGACACCGAGGGCGCGATCTGGGCCAACCAGTTCGACAATATCGCCAACCGCAAGGCCCACATCGAAAGCACCGCGCCGGAAATCTGGGCGCAGATGGAAGGCCGCGTCGATGGCTTCACTTGCGCTGCGGGCACCGGCGGTACGCTTGCGGGAGTCGGCATGGGCCTGAAGGCCTTCGACGACAACGTCACCATCGCCCTCAGCGATCCTTACGGCGCCGCGCTCTACAACTATTACGCGCACGGCGAACTCAAGGCCGAAGGGTCGTCGGTCGCCGAGGGCATCGGGCAGGGGCGCATCACTGCCAACCTCGAAGGTGCGCCGGTCGACACCCAGTTCCGCATTTCCGACGAGGAGGGCCTCGAATGGGTCCGCCGCCTGCTGAGCGAGGAAGGGCTGTGCCTGGGCCTGTCATCGGGCATCAACGTGGCCGGCGCCGTGGCGCTGGGCCGCAAGCTGGTGGCCGAAGGCAAGCCGAGCGCACGCGTGGCGACGATCCTGTGCGACACGGGGTTCCGTTACCTGTCCTCGCTCTACAATGCCGAATGGCTGGAAGCGAAGGGATTGCCGGTCTTCCCCTGGCTGGCGAAGT
- a CDS encoding 2Fe-2S iron-sulfur cluster-binding protein: protein MPQIIVVNQSGEESNIEAPEGRTLMEVIRDGGFDELLALCGGCCSCATCHVHIAPEFMDKLPTMSEDENDLLDSSDHRNEYSRLSCQVAITPALEGCKVTIAQED, encoded by the coding sequence ATGCCGCAGATCATCGTCGTCAATCAGTCGGGTGAAGAATCCAACATCGAGGCTCCCGAGGGCCGTACCCTGATGGAAGTCATCCGTGATGGCGGTTTCGATGAACTGCTGGCGCTGTGCGGTGGCTGCTGCTCGTGCGCAACCTGCCACGTCCACATCGCCCCCGAATTCATGGACAAGCTGCCCACCATGAGCGAGGACGAGAACGACCTGCTCGACAGCTCCGACCACCGCAACGAGTACTCGCGCCTCTCGTGCCAGGTGGCGATCACCCCGGCCCTCGAAGGCTGCAAGGTTACGATCGCGCAGGAAGACTGA
- a CDS encoding DNA-3-methyladenine glycosylase, whose protein sequence is MGLTADELRSGLDAIARIEPSIARALEVAGYPEPRIRPTGYATLLRTIVGQQVSVAAAASVWTRLETLLGEGIRPETLLAAEFEALRGCGLSRQKQGYARSLCELVIAGSLDFDGLPADDEEAIAQLVRIKGIGRWSAEVYLLFAEGRPDIWPAGDLAVQAGLHKLLRLNERPSEKLTRELAEGWRPHRGAAAIFTWHCYNNTAL, encoded by the coding sequence ATGGGTTTGACCGCTGACGAACTCCGTTCGGGGCTGGACGCCATCGCCCGAATCGAACCGTCGATAGCCCGCGCCCTCGAAGTGGCCGGTTATCCGGAACCGCGCATACGCCCGACCGGCTATGCCACCCTGCTTCGCACGATCGTGGGACAACAGGTGAGTGTGGCTGCCGCCGCCTCGGTGTGGACCCGGCTGGAAACATTGCTGGGGGAAGGCATCCGACCCGAAACCCTGCTCGCCGCCGAATTCGAGGCCCTGCGCGGCTGCGGCCTGTCGCGCCAGAAGCAGGGCTATGCCCGCTCGCTGTGCGAACTGGTCATCGCCGGCAGCCTCGACTTCGATGGCCTGCCCGCCGACGACGAGGAAGCCATAGCCCAGCTCGTGCGGATCAAGGGCATCGGCCGCTGGTCGGCAGAGGTTTACCTCCTCTTCGCGGAAGGCCGCCCCGACATCTGGCCAGCCGGCGACCTTGCCGTTCAGGCGGGCCTGCACAAGCTGCTGCGCCTGAATGAACGGCCGAGCGAAAAGCTGACCCGCGAACTGGCGGAAGGCTGGCGCCCGCACCGGGGCGCGGCGGCGATCTTCACCTGGCACTGCTATAACAACACGGCGCTTTGA
- a CDS encoding 4a-hydroxytetrahydrobiopterin dehydratase, whose protein sequence is MPIARLTDAERGDALESLPGWSLREDGLAITRELKFADFGEAFGFMTRVAIQADKVDHHPEWFNVYNKVRITLTTHDAEGLSVRDVALAKFIDTIA, encoded by the coding sequence ATGCCTATTGCCCGCCTGACCGACGCCGAACGCGGCGATGCGCTGGAAAGCCTGCCGGGCTGGTCCCTGCGCGAAGACGGCCTTGCGATCACCCGCGAACTGAAGTTCGCCGATTTCGGCGAGGCTTTCGGCTTCATGACCCGCGTGGCGATCCAGGCCGACAAGGTCGATCACCATCCCGAGTGGTTCAACGTCTACAACAAGGTGCGGATCACCCTGACCACGCACGATGCCGAAGGACTGAGCGTTCGCGACGTGGCGCTGGCGAAGTTCATCGACACGATTGCCTGA
- the ccmA gene encoding heme ABC exporter ATP-binding protein CcmA, translating to MQEAALSPTSIAVTDLACRRGDRVLFSRLSLNLKAGDALQVAGHNGIGKSSLLRIIAGLAPAFAGSVSVEGTVGLLDERPALDPALPLGRALAFWGALDGLEESKATGDLARLGLVSLLDVPVRYLSTGQKKRAALARLLGQKARVWLLDEPLNGLDGHAVELAETITAQHCAAGGIAVIASHQTLRLPAMRILPLSDFALRERAA from the coding sequence ATGCAAGAGGCCGCCCTTTCCCCGACGTCCATCGCCGTGACCGATCTGGCGTGCCGCCGGGGCGACAGGGTGCTGTTTTCCCGGCTTTCCCTTAACCTGAAAGCAGGCGACGCCTTGCAGGTTGCCGGCCACAACGGCATCGGCAAATCAAGCCTGCTGCGCATCATCGCCGGCCTTGCTCCCGCCTTCGCCGGCTCGGTCAGCGTGGAAGGGACCGTCGGCCTGCTCGACGAACGCCCTGCCCTGGACCCCGCCCTGCCGCTTGGCCGTGCACTGGCGTTCTGGGGCGCGCTTGACGGACTGGAGGAGAGCAAGGCGACTGGCGATCTGGCCCGCCTCGGCCTCGTCTCCCTGCTGGATGTGCCGGTGCGCTATCTCTCCACTGGGCAGAAGAAGCGCGCCGCGCTCGCCCGGCTGCTCGGACAGAAAGCCAGGGTGTGGCTGCTCGACGAGCCGCTCAATGGGTTGGACGGGCACGCCGTGGAGCTGGCCGAGACGATCACCGCGCAGCACTGCGCCGCCGGAGGGATCGCCGTGATCGCCTCGCACCAGACTTTGCGGCTTCCGGCGATGCGCATCCTGCCGCTGTCCGACTTCGCCTTGCGGGAACGGGCCGCATGA
- a CDS encoding heme exporter protein CcmB yields MNGRIAALLRRDLARLLLRGRGGGAMLPVLFFLSVAMLYPFAVGPDAPLLARTGGGVIWVAALLAAILPLDRLVEPDIELGMFDQWALRGISEELVIAVRVIAHWLSFGPPLMLATLPAAALLGLDAKTLRVVEIGLLAGTPGLAALGVTVAALTAGLRGGAALSGLLVIPMAVPVLIFGAGSLGTGGTSGLALTAAASLVLIAIAPFAGGAAVRAARG; encoded by the coding sequence ATGAACGGCCGGATCGCCGCCCTGCTGCGCCGCGATCTTGCCCGCCTCCTGCTGCGTGGGCGCGGCGGCGGAGCCATGCTGCCGGTGCTGTTCTTCCTGTCCGTGGCGATGCTCTATCCTTTCGCGGTCGGGCCGGACGCCCCGCTGCTGGCTCGCACCGGCGGCGGCGTGATCTGGGTCGCCGCCCTGCTCGCCGCGATCCTGCCGCTCGACCGGCTCGTCGAACCGGATATCGAACTCGGCATGTTCGACCAGTGGGCCCTGCGCGGCATTTCCGAGGAACTGGTGATCGCCGTGCGCGTGATCGCCCACTGGCTGAGCTTCGGCCCGCCGCTGATGCTGGCCACGCTTCCTGCCGCCGCGCTGCTGGGGCTGGACGCAAAGACCTTGCGCGTGGTCGAGATCGGGTTGCTTGCCGGCACACCCGGCCTCGCCGCCTTGGGCGTGACGGTCGCCGCGCTGACGGCGGGCCTGCGCGGCGGGGCTGCTCTGTCAGGCCTGCTGGTGATCCCGATGGCGGTGCCCGTGCTAATCTTCGGAGCCGGCAGCCTGGGCACCGGCGGGACAAGCGGCCTTGCCCTCACCGCCGCTGCCAGCCTCGTCCTCATTGCCATCGCACCCTTTGCGGGCGGAGCCGCCGTTCGCGCCGCGCGCGGATAG
- a CDS encoding carboxymuconolactone decarboxylase family protein, which translates to MTQPTTGRYEFDADARLAQTVAHGPRYAPLTLAEVSPEGQEQVDAIRAAFSIPESRPFPDVSLITLRHPGMFKGQMVLGIELAAKGTIPARDRELAVLRLALLARAPFEWCEHVDIGKAFGVTLEEIERVIDGSEAPGWTPHESAVLRGVEELLADHCIADATWDVLAQTYDEKQMLEYPMLIGSYLMTALQQNSLKIQPKGGFDYR; encoded by the coding sequence ATGACGCAGCCCACGACCGGCCGGTACGAATTCGACGCAGACGCACGCCTTGCCCAGACGGTAGCGCACGGCCCCCGCTATGCGCCCCTGACCCTTGCCGAGGTCAGCCCGGAAGGACAGGAACAGGTCGATGCGATTCGCGCCGCCTTCTCCATCCCCGAAAGCCGCCCCTTCCCCGACGTCAGCCTGATAACCCTTCGCCACCCGGGCATGTTCAAGGGCCAGATGGTGCTGGGTATCGAACTGGCCGCCAAAGGCACCATCCCCGCGCGCGACCGCGAACTGGCGGTCCTGCGCCTGGCCCTGCTTGCCCGCGCACCGTTCGAGTGGTGCGAGCATGTCGATATCGGCAAGGCCTTCGGCGTCACGCTTGAAGAAATCGAGCGAGTGATCGACGGCTCCGAAGCGCCGGGCTGGACGCCCCACGAATCGGCCGTGCTGCGCGGCGTTGAAGAATTGCTGGCAGACCATTGCATCGCTGACGCCACCTGGGATGTGCTGGCGCAGACTTACGACGAAAAGCAGATGCTGGAATATCCGATGCTGATCGGTTCGTACCTGATGACGGCACTTCAGCAGAACTCGCTCAAGATCCAGCCCAAAGGCGGCTTCGATTATCGCTGA
- a CDS encoding transglutaminase family protein has product MRYSVNHITTIKYAQAVRMAQFNLRLRPADWAGQSVSDYTLEVDPQPGQVIEGSGGYHVNEARFALREPTRQLTIESRFTVEVEALPFFVRDAAGPGLAELRERAMKKPDLSDLAPASYIFASPIAQPEARIAQWAASFLDEAMPVMAAGRALMSAIHEEFTYDADATETDTPPLEAFVKRHGVCQDFSHVMIIAARAHGIPAAYVSGYLRTLPPPGKERLVGADAMHAWVNLWCGEELGWIGFDPTNNCLADSDHIFLGMGRDYSDVAPLDGTFRGSAGQTMFASVDVAPLD; this is encoded by the coding sequence ATGCGCTACAGTGTTAATCATATCACCACGATCAAATACGCGCAGGCCGTGCGCATGGCGCAGTTCAACCTGCGGCTGCGCCCTGCAGACTGGGCGGGACAGAGCGTTTCGGACTACACCCTAGAAGTCGATCCGCAGCCCGGGCAGGTGATTGAGGGGTCAGGCGGCTACCACGTCAACGAGGCGCGGTTCGCCCTGCGGGAGCCGACCAGGCAGTTGACCATCGAAAGCCGCTTCACGGTTGAGGTCGAGGCGCTGCCCTTCTTCGTGCGCGACGCGGCGGGGCCGGGGCTGGCCGAACTGCGCGAGCGGGCGATGAAGAAGCCCGACCTTTCCGACTTGGCGCCCGCTTCGTACATCTTCGCCTCGCCGATCGCCCAGCCCGAGGCACGGATCGCGCAGTGGGCGGCGTCCTTCCTGGATGAGGCGATGCCGGTGATGGCAGCGGGCCGTGCGCTGATGTCCGCGATCCACGAAGAATTCACTTACGATGCCGACGCCACCGAGACGGACACGCCGCCACTGGAGGCTTTCGTGAAGCGGCATGGGGTGTGTCAGGACTTCAGCCACGTCATGATCATTGCTGCGCGCGCGCATGGCATCCCGGCGGCCTATGTCAGCGGCTACCTGCGCACCCTGCCGCCGCCGGGCAAGGAACGCCTTGTCGGTGCCGACGCCATGCACGCCTGGGTAAACCTGTGGTGCGGCGAGGAACTGGGCTGGATCGGCTTCGATCCGACCAACAACTGCCTCGCCGACAGCGATCATATCTTTCTGGGCATGGGCCGCGATTATTCCGACGTGGCGCCGCTGGACGGCACGTTCCGGGGATCGGCGGGGCAGACGATGTTCGCCTCGGTGGACGTCGCACCGCTGGATTGA
- a CDS encoding circularly permuted type 2 ATP-grasp protein gives MAMTAETKPEVALPPGWLDDYAAKGSGGDLYGDASPVVAECWRKVASGLAALTDGDPSALQDATARHAADLGLAFRLTGAEDERSWPLNAIPLIVGADEWAEVERGLVQRAELMETLAADIYGPQKLVKDGHLPAAVVAGSPFFARKMIGRSPPGGRFIHVYAADLARGPGGQWRVLQDRVRVAGGVGYALENRLAMSRAVGNLLADAHARRLSDFFSQMQGGMAAACRRENPRIALLTPGRFNQTYAEQAHLARYLGLPLVEGRDLTVLDDRLYVGTIAGPKRVDALWRWIDTTALDPLSFDAKSQLGVANLFDAWAGGGVEMVNWPGVEVLESAAFAAFMPRLCRVLLGEAPILPNVATWWCGQAVESSTVAARLDELALLPAFGQPIEGLESRDPVAGAGLSDAKRASIIDALWRRPMDYCGQEIVRLSTTPAIIDGEIVPRPFTVRAFVARDPDGGWSVMPGGFVRLSSNSALPTSLMGAGDLSADLWIVDEKPTSHHLGSRVAGEPPISRGGGILASQAADNLFWFGRYNERAETMVRIVRAILASPAENDSSPSEEGGVLPRLTALLLHWGAIGPETAKLSVAKICARALTETRLPSGVASLMRRRQQVGMALRERLARDFWRIVSRPMPSIKVDQPQSMLTNTRWLTEHFSALAGLISENMVRSAAWHFLEIGQRLERAQAICRMARQLTADTGDGDPAAALGLLLDLCDSQIIYRSRYLTGPVANPVRDLVLLDPDNPRALVFQVDEIVDHLAALPSLRDDNIPEAPLRAARALLGELQAATASEMTPERLEAIEDQLLGLSDAISARYFLQLDSEEAERRSRVL, from the coding sequence ATGGCCATGACAGCCGAAACCAAGCCCGAAGTCGCCCTTCCACCCGGCTGGCTCGACGATTATGCCGCGAAAGGATCGGGCGGCGACTTGTATGGCGATGCTTCGCCGGTCGTGGCGGAATGCTGGCGCAAGGTCGCGTCCGGCCTCGCTGCACTGACCGATGGCGATCCTTCCGCGCTTCAGGACGCCACCGCTCGTCACGCCGCTGACCTTGGCCTCGCCTTCCGCCTCACCGGGGCCGAGGACGAGCGATCCTGGCCGCTTAACGCGATTCCCCTGATCGTCGGCGCTGACGAATGGGCCGAGGTCGAACGCGGCCTCGTCCAGCGCGCCGAATTGATGGAGACGCTTGCCGCCGACATCTACGGCCCGCAGAAGCTGGTGAAAGACGGCCACCTGCCCGCCGCCGTGGTTGCCGGAAGCCCGTTTTTCGCGCGCAAGATGATCGGCCGCAGTCCGCCGGGCGGGCGCTTCATCCACGTCTACGCCGCCGACCTTGCACGGGGTCCGGGCGGACAGTGGCGGGTGCTGCAGGACCGCGTGCGCGTGGCTGGCGGCGTGGGCTATGCGCTGGAAAACCGCCTTGCGATGTCGCGCGCGGTGGGCAATCTCCTGGCGGACGCCCATGCTCGCCGCTTGTCCGACTTCTTCTCGCAGATGCAGGGCGGCATGGCCGCCGCCTGCCGCCGCGAAAACCCGCGCATCGCGCTGCTCACCCCCGGCCGCTTCAACCAGACTTATGCCGAGCAGGCGCATCTTGCCCGCTACCTCGGCCTGCCGCTGGTCGAAGGGCGGGACCTTACCGTGTTGGACGACCGGCTGTACGTGGGCACGATCGCGGGGCCGAAGCGCGTCGATGCGCTCTGGCGCTGGATCGACACTACCGCGCTCGATCCGCTTTCGTTCGATGCGAAATCGCAGCTTGGCGTCGCCAACCTGTTTGACGCCTGGGCCGGCGGCGGGGTGGAGATGGTCAACTGGCCGGGCGTCGAAGTGCTCGAATCGGCTGCGTTCGCTGCGTTCATGCCGCGCCTGTGCCGTGTCCTGCTGGGCGAGGCGCCGATCCTGCCCAATGTCGCGACATGGTGGTGCGGGCAGGCGGTGGAAAGCTCCACCGTCGCCGCGCGGCTGGACGAACTGGCGCTGCTCCCCGCGTTCGGCCAACCGATCGAGGGGCTGGAAAGCCGCGATCCCGTCGCCGGGGCCGGGCTGAGCGACGCCAAGCGCGCGTCGATCATCGACGCGCTGTGGCGTCGCCCGATGGACTATTGCGGGCAGGAGATCGTCCGCCTTTCCACCACGCCGGCGATCATCGACGGCGAGATCGTTCCCCGTCCCTTCACCGTGCGCGCCTTTGTAGCACGCGACCCCGATGGCGGTTGGAGCGTGATGCCGGGGGGCTTCGTGCGCCTGTCGTCGAACTCGGCGCTGCCCACGTCGTTGATGGGCGCGGGCGATCTGTCGGCGGACTTGTGGATCGTCGACGAGAAGCCGACCAGCCACCACCTCGGCAGCCGCGTGGCGGGGGAGCCGCCGATCTCGCGCGGCGGCGGCATCCTCGCCAGTCAGGCGGCGGACAACCTGTTCTGGTTCGGGCGCTACAACGAACGCGCGGAGACCATGGTGCGCATTGTGCGCGCCATCCTCGCCAGCCCGGCAGAGAACGATTCCAGCCCCAGCGAGGAAGGCGGGGTACTGCCGCGCCTGACCGCGCTGCTGCTGCACTGGGGTGCGATCGGCCCGGAGACGGCGAAGCTGTCGGTCGCCAAGATCTGCGCCCGCGCGCTGACCGAAACGCGGCTGCCCAGCGGCGTCGCGTCGCTGATGCGGCGGCGCCAACAGGTAGGCATGGCGCTGCGTGAACGCCTTGCGCGTGATTTCTGGCGGATCGTCAGCCGCCCGATGCCGTCGATCAAGGTGGATCAGCCGCAATCCATGCTGACCAACACGCGCTGGCTGACCGAGCATTTCAGCGCGCTCGCCGGTCTGATTTCCGAGAACATGGTGCGCTCCGCCGCATGGCATTTCCTCGAAATCGGTCAGAGGCTTGAGCGCGCGCAGGCGATCTGCCGCATGGCGCGCCAGTTGACGGCCGACACCGGAGACGGCGACCCCGCTGCCGCGCTCGGCCTGCTGCTGGACCTGTGCGACAGCCAGATCATCTATCGCAGTCGTTACCTGACCGGGCCGGTCGCCAACCCGGTGCGCGATCTGGTGCTGCTGGACCCCGACAATCCGCGCGCGCTGGTGTTCCAAGTGGACGAGATCGTCGACCATCTCGCCGCACTGCCCAGCTTGCGGGATGACAATATCCCCGAAGCGCCCCTGCGCGCCGCTCGGGCCCTGCTGGGCGAGTTGCAGGCAGCGACCGCCTCGGAAATGACGCCCGAGCGGCTGGAAGCGATCGAGGACCAACTGCTGGGCCTGTCGGATGCGATTTCGGCGCGCTATTTCCTGCAACTCGATTCCGAAGAAGCGGAAAGGCGTTCGCGGGTCCTGTGA